One window from the genome of Oncorhynchus gorbuscha isolate QuinsamMale2020 ecotype Even-year linkage group LG14, OgorEven_v1.0, whole genome shotgun sequence encodes:
- the LOC123995755 gene encoding keratocan-like — MALLLAFSSVLLLVGPALAQSPDMSYEDYMAQLQACPKECRCPPSFPNAVYCDNKALKRIPTIPPHTWYLYLQNNLIDVLSTDALRNATQLRWINLNRNRITSEGMEEGALAAMLRLVHLYMDDNLLSSVPANLPSSLEQLRLSRNRISKIPAGVFSGLDRMTLLELQGNKLQDDAVTEVSLKGLSNLVQINLAKNQLTTMPLGLPITITQLFLDNNAIEKIPADYFKGLPKVAFLRLNRNKLGNGGLPKNVFNMSSILDLQLSHNQLTQVPMIPSGLEHLHLDHNQIKSVNGSDICPVSADALEGYVTEAAPKLRYLRLDGNEVKPPIPRDLMMCFRLLRSIVI, encoded by the exons ATGGCGCTTCTCCTGGCCTTTTCCTCCGTCCTCCTTCTGGTCGGTCCCGCTCTGGCCCAGAGCCCGGACATGTCCTACGAAGACTATATGGCCCAGTTACAGGCCTGCCCCAAAGAGTGCCGCTGCCCACCCAGCTTCCCCAACGCCGTCTACTGTGACAACAAGGCTCTGAAGCGCATCCCCACCATCCCCCCACACACATGGTATCTGTACCTGCAGAACAACCTCATCGACGTACTGTCAACAGATGCTCTCCGCAACGCCACGCAGCTGCGCTGGATCAACCTCAACCGCAACCGCATCACCAGCGAGGGCATGGAGGAGGGTGCCCTGGCTGCCATGCTCCGCCTGGTCCACCTCTACATGGATGACAACCTGCTGAGCTCCGTCCCAGCCAACCTGCCCTCCAGCCTGGAGCAGCTGCGCCTCTCCCGCAACCGCATCTCCAAGATCCCCGCCGGGGTGTTCTCAGGTCTGGATCGGATGACACTGCTGGAACTGCAGGGGAACAAGCTCCAGGATGACGCAGTGACTGAGGTGAGCCTCAAGGGCCTGAGCAACCTGGTCCAGATAAACCTGGCCAAGAACCAGCTTACCACCATGCCCCTGGGCctccccatcaccatcacccagCTCTTCCTGGACAACAACGCCATTGAGAAGATCCCCGCTGACTACTTCAAGGGTCTACCCAAGGTGGCCTTCCTCAGGCTCAACCGCAACAAGCTGGGAAACGGTGGGCTGCCCAAGAACGTGTTCAACATGTCCAGCATCCTGGACCTGCAGTTGTCCCATAACCAGCTAACTCAGGTTCCTATGATCCCCTCAGGCCTGGAACACCTCCACCTGGACCACAACCAGATTAAGA GTGTGAATGGATCTGATATCTGCCCTGTGTCGGCTGATGCTCTGGAGGGCTATGTCACTGAGGCCGCTCCTAAACTCCGCTACCTCCGTCTCGATGGCAATGAGGTCAAGCCACCAATACCCAGAGACCTCATGATGTGCTTCCGTCTCCTCAGGTCCATCGTCATATAA
- the LOC123994371 gene encoding lumican-like, with translation MFPLRVPIFAVLVSLTVGQYDDYDYQPASQYGPSSANCAQECECPINFPTAMYCDSRNLKFVPIVPSGIKYLYLQNNLIEEIKAGVFDNVTAELRWLVLDHNQITNEKVAKGTIDKLTGLHKILFSFNKLTEAVIPPSMSLDELKMMNNQLSKFPAGSLAGMQNLTSVHLQNNELTSKALNGVFKGLNKLVAIDLTNNKLKKLPSGMPSSLETFYGDHNGISSIAAGDLKELPKLAYLRLAYNQMTDAGIPAGVFNVTSLIELDLSYNKLQSIPEINEQLEHLYLQANEINKFNLENICKFSGPLNYSRLKHLRLDGNNITHADLPHDSSNCLRQASDIIFD, from the exons ATGTTTCCCCTCCGTGTCCCCATCTTTGCCGTGCTGGTCAGCCTGACCGTGGGTCAGTACGATGACTACGACTACCAGCCGGCCTCCCAGTACGGCCCGTCCAGCGCCAACTGTGCCCAGGAATGCGAGTGCCCCATCAACTTCCCCACTGCCATGTACTGTGACTCCCGCAACCTTAAGTTTGTGCCCATTGTGCCCTCAGGCATCAAGTACCTGTACCTGCAGAACAACCTGATCGAGGAGATCAAGGCTGGGGTCTTCGACAACGTCACGGCTGAACTCCGTTGGCTGGTCCTGGACCATAACCAGATCACCAATGAGAAGGTGGCCAAGGGAACCATCGACAAGCTGACCGGACTTCATAAGATCTTGTTCAGCTTCAACAAACTGACGGAAGCTGtgatccctccctccatgtctttgGACGAGCTGAAGATGATGAACAACCAGCTGTCCAAGTTCCCCGCAGGGAGTCTGGCCGGCATGCAGAACCTGACCTCGGTCCACCTCCAGAACAACGAGTTGACCTCTAAAGCTCTTAATGGGGTCTTCAAGGGCCTCAACAAGCTGGTGGCCATAGACTTGACCAACAACAAGCTGAAGAAGCTGCCCTCAGGCATGCCTAGTTCGCTGGAGACCTTCTATGGCGATCACAATGGCATCAGCAGCATCGCCGCCGGGGACCTCAAAGAGCTGCCCAAGCTGGCGTACCTGAGGTTGGCCTACAATCAGATGACGGATGCAGGGATTCCGGCGGGCGTGTTCAATGTGACGAGCCTGATCGAGCTGGATCTGTCCTACAACAAGCTGCAGTCCATCCCTGAGATCAACGAACAGCTGGAGCATCTCTATCTGCAGGCCAACGAAATCAACA AGTTCAACCTGGAGAATATTTGCAAGTTCTCTGGCCCCCTGAACTACTCCAGACTGAAGCACCTGCGTCTGGATGGGAACAACATCACACATGCCGACCTACCCCATGACTCCTCCAACTGCCTGCGCCAAGCCTCTGACATCATCTTCGACTAA